In Humulus lupulus chromosome 7, drHumLupu1.1, whole genome shotgun sequence, the following are encoded in one genomic region:
- the LOC133790789 gene encoding uncharacterized protein LOC133790789, with amino-acid sequence MGHVISFVDNDVELEFEREEREEPPTKPDVADGHPHEQDQKEIPTPINTHHEKLLADIDTLKSNQQRMEEKLDYLIELVLSQHKGSDSEDSVSDEHLASPHRTFIMEHVVGEDSPSCKVVSPEDMAGVEFKRRRVPTKRIFGAEFTDPTRKKKKAKTIVTDPCEINPL; translated from the coding sequence ATGGGTCATGTTATTAGCTTTGTAGACAATGATGTGGAATTGGAGTTTGAAAGGGAAGAACGCGAGGAACCTCCCACAAAGCCCGATGTAGCAGATGGGCATCCTCACGAGCAAGACCAGAAAGAGATACCAACTCCAATTAACACCCACCATGAAAAGTTGTTAGCTGATATTGACACTTTGAAAAGTAACCAACAAAGAATGGAGGAGAAGTTGGATTATCTAATTGAATTGGTGCTCTCGCAACATAAAGGTAGTGATTCTGAGGATTCAGTATCAGATGAGCATCTTGCTTCACCACACCGTACATTTATTATGGAGCACGTTGTTGGAGAAGATAGCCCTAGCTGTAAGGTGGTATCTCCTGAAGATATGGCTGGGGTGGAATTCAAGAGAAGGAGGGTTCCAACGAAAAGAATTTTTGGTGCCGAGTTTACTGATCCAACtaggaagaaaaagaaagcaaaGACAATTGTAACTGATCCTTGTGAAATTAATCCCCTATAG